The following proteins are encoded in a genomic region of Haloarcula salinisoli:
- a CDS encoding NAD+ synthase, producing the protein MADAETVMRATDPLDLSFSEAELEAHREHITAFIEGQLDAAGVDRAVLGLSGGIDSTLVSHLAVEALGRDAVHGLVMPSEVNAADNMSDAERVANDLLGIDYDVIEINPLVDAFLEAYPEAEGDQLAVGNLRVRCRAVLNYLVGNHEDALVLGTGNRSEALVGYYTKYGDGAVDCHPIATLYKQQVRQLAKHVGVPDDLAEKTASAEMWAGQTDAGEMGMTYDTLDSILALHIDGGVPKDATADHIGVPPSVVDQVREMYETSAHKRAMPPGPEPLY; encoded by the coding sequence GTCATGCGGGCGACGGACCCGCTCGACCTCTCCTTCTCGGAGGCCGAACTCGAGGCGCACCGCGAGCACATCACCGCGTTCATCGAGGGCCAGCTCGACGCGGCGGGGGTCGACCGCGCAGTCCTGGGACTATCGGGCGGTATCGACAGCACGCTCGTCTCCCATCTGGCCGTAGAGGCGCTGGGTCGGGACGCCGTCCACGGGCTGGTCATGCCCAGCGAGGTCAACGCCGCGGACAACATGAGCGACGCCGAGCGGGTCGCCAACGACCTGCTGGGTATCGACTACGACGTCATCGAGATCAACCCGCTCGTCGACGCCTTCCTCGAGGCCTATCCTGAGGCCGAGGGCGACCAGCTCGCCGTGGGGAACCTCCGGGTGCGCTGTCGCGCCGTCCTCAACTATCTCGTCGGGAACCACGAGGACGCGCTGGTTCTGGGGACCGGCAACCGCAGCGAGGCGCTGGTGGGCTACTATACGAAGTACGGCGACGGCGCCGTCGACTGTCACCCTATCGCGACCCTGTACAAACAGCAGGTCCGCCAGCTGGCCAAACACGTCGGCGTCCCCGACGACCTCGCCGAGAAGACCGCCAGCGCCGAGATGTGGGCCGGTCAGACCGACGCCGGAGAGATGGGGATGACCTACGACACGCTCGACTCGATTCTGGCGCTCCATATCGACGGCGGCGTGCCCAAGGACGCCACCGCCGACCACATCGGCGTCCCGCCCAGCGTCGTCGACCAGGTCCGTGAGATGTACGAGACCAGCGCGCACAAGCGCGCGATGCCGCCGGGACCAGAGCCACTTTACTGA
- a CDS encoding DUF7383 domain-containing protein: MSYRANYARCSFQQHLGPSADSLDVAWADFSGDTTDQVTFTVPTDAPVEPYVQMQVYDVGEFSHEIRVNGTELTGFDIAPGEGWQYWMDTIADTQLQQGENTIQFRRDRDTDDAFIVGTAVVHWKEPVE, encoded by the coding sequence ATGTCATACCGCGCGAACTACGCCCGCTGTTCGTTCCAGCAACATCTCGGTCCGTCGGCGGACTCGCTGGACGTGGCGTGGGCGGACTTCTCCGGAGACACCACCGACCAGGTCACGTTCACTGTCCCGACCGACGCGCCGGTCGAGCCGTACGTCCAGATGCAGGTGTACGACGTCGGCGAGTTCAGTCACGAGATACGGGTCAACGGGACCGAACTGACGGGCTTTGACATCGCACCCGGCGAGGGCTGGCAGTACTGGATGGACACCATCGCCGACACACAGCTCCAGCAGGGGGAAAACACCATTCAGTTCCGACGGGACCGGGACACCGACGACGCGTTCATCGTCGGCACGGCCGTCGTCCACTGGAAGGAACCCGTCGAGTAA